In the Microcebus murinus isolate Inina chromosome 14, M.murinus_Inina_mat1.0, whole genome shotgun sequence genome, one interval contains:
- the LOC105880333 gene encoding leucine-rich repeat-containing protein 34-like, with product MEKSQNVNPFILHILQEVDEQVQKGLEGGITLNIGGNNRLVPVERVTGEDFWIVSKILKNHLYINGLDVRYNLLKDVGAYYAAKLLQKQPNLVYLNLMFNDIEPEGGKLIAKALHTNTTLKYLRMTGNKIENKGGMFFAAMLQINSSLQKLDLGDCDLGMQSVIAFATVLTQNQEIKGINLNRPLLYGEQEESTVHLGHLLKENHYLIELHMCKHGIKNCGFQRLCNALYVNTSLRYLDVSCNKIIRDGIEYLADVLKSNTTLEVIDLSFNRIENAGANYLSETLTSHNRSLKALSVVSNRIEGEDLLHFHKQ from the coding sequence ATGGAAAAATCCCAGAATGTTAATCCTTTTATATTGCATATACTCCAAGAAGTGGATGAACAAGTTCAAAAGGGACTGGAAGGAGGAATAACATTAAACATTGGTGGTAACAATCGCTTAGTGCCAGTAGAAAGAGTAACAGGTGAAGatttttggattgtttccaaaattttaaagaatcatCTATATATTAATGGTTTGGATGTTAGATATAACCTCCTAAAGGATGTTGGTGCATACTATGCTGCGAAACTGCTTCAGAAGCAACCTAATCTCGTTTATTTAAACCTTATGTTTAATGATATTGAGCCCGAAGGTGGAAAATTGATTGCTAAAGCACTACATACAAATACAACTCTGAAATACCTAAGAATGACTGGAAACAAGATTGAAAATAAGGGTGGAATGTTTTTTGCTGCAATGCTGCAAATTAATTCATCCTTACAGAAATTAGATCTGGGTGATTGTGATCTGGGGATGCAAAGTGTGATAGCATTTGCTACAGTACTAAcccaaaaccaagaaattaagGGAATAAACCTTAACCGACCTCTACTATATGGAGAACAGGAAGAGTCCACAGTCCATCTAGGCCATCTGTTGAAAGAAAATCACTATCTTATTGAACTACACATGTGTAAACATGGTATCAAAAACTGTGGCTTTCAACGGTTATGTAATGCACTGTATGTGAACACTAGTCTACGTTACCTTGATGTCAGCTGCAATAAAATAATTCGTGATGGAATAGAGTATTTGGCTGATGTATTGAAAAGCAACACTACCTTGGAAGTAATAGATCTTTCTTTTAACAGAATAGAAAATGCAGGAGCAAACTATCTCAGTGAAACTCTTACTTCACACAACAGGAGTCTGAAAGCGTTGTCAGTAGTGAGCAACAGAATAGAGGGAGAGGACTTATTGCACTTTCACaagcaatga